Sequence from the Cuniculiplasma divulgatum genome:
ACTTCCCTGTCCGTGACCTTATCCCTGTTTTCCCTTATGGCAATTTCAATGGATATTCTCATGAGGTCCAGTGCCTTCCTTGCGTCTCCGTGCTCCTGAGCCCCTATTGCGGAACAGAGATTTACTGCTGATTCATCAACTGCGCCTTCCTTTACTATTCCTTCCAGCCTGAATGCGATTATATCCCTGAGCTGCTGTGCATTATATGATGAGAACATAATGCTCTCCTGGTTCATTCTGCTTCTGACCCTGGGGTCAAGCGTATCAAGAAAATTGGCATCATTGGTTATCCCTATTATTGATGCCCTGGACATGCGTGTGTCATCAAGGATCTTGAGGATCACATAAAGGGCGTCACTGCCGTTCTTCTGTATGAGTTTGTCCACTTCGTCAAGCACCAGGACGTAGAACGATTTCTGGGCATTCATTCTCGTGACCAGTTCTCCATAAATCCTGTCCATTGGCCATCCCATCGGCGGAATCTGGTCCTGGGTTCCCGTGGATATTGAGTTCACAATGGTAACAAGTATGGAGTATGGGGAATCGTAAATCTGGCAGTTGACGTAACACACATTCACCCTGTCTTCAGCGGCCTCCTTCAGCATTGATGTAACATATGAGGTCGTGGATGTCTTTCCTGTCCCAGTTTTCCCATAAAGCAGCATGTTGGATGGTTTCATATCCCGCATAATGCTGCTCAGAACCATCACCATGTGATCTATTTCTTTTTCCCTGTGGGGGAATGAATTGGGCATGAAGGACCCGCTCAGCTTCTCCAGATCGCCTTTGATAAGTGGTGATTCAGCCGAAAACTTAGAGAAGAGATTCATGGTAACTACCGGTAAGAATATCGAAGCCATAGGGAGTACTAAAACCTTTTTTGACCCGCTCTGTAACTAGAAAGGTTACCACAAGATTAATCATCATGAAAAGGCATTACCGGAACTTTTTCCTTTGCCATAACCACCCCAACAAGATACATGGAGCCCAGAACAAGTGTTATTGGGGAAGATTCCATGGCACTCCTGTATGCCTCCACGGGATCGTGAATGATCTTCACCTCAGTGAAGATTGTCCGGCCTATCTCAGCAAGCTTCTCAGGCGGAACCGCACGCTCTGGTTCGTCCGGTATTGTGAATATGACCCTGCTGGAAATTTTCCTGGCAGCGTGCAGGAAAGAGTAGATATCCTTGTCAGAAAGCATCCCTATGACCAGGACTGGCTCCGGAAGATGAAATTCTAAAAATGCCTGTGCCAGGGCGTTTGCGGCTGGAGGATTGTGGGCGCAGTCCACCATCAGTATTGGATCCCTTCTTATGATTTCCATCCTGCCGGGCCACCTTGTGGCGGCTATTGCTTTCTCAATCTGCCCTCTTGTGATGCGGAGATCTTCCATTTGCTCAACTGCAAGAATGGCATTTGTGACGTTTTTCACCTGGAACTTCCCGGCCAGCGAGGTTGATATCCTGTATTCATTTTTACGCGTACCCAGGACAAAACGGCTTCCGGAAATGTCCGATTCAATGTCAGATATGGTGGCCTCTTTCTCTGAAATTATAAGCGGAGAACCTCTCACCTGCGAGATCCTTCTTATGGTATCTACCACTTCCGGCTTTCCATCCCCCAGGATTATGGGTTTTCCCGGCTTTATGATACCGCCCTTCTCCATCGCAATGGAAGTGAGGGAACATCCCA
This genomic interval carries:
- a CDS encoding ORC1-type DNA replication protein encodes the protein MNLFSKFSAESPLIKGDLEKLSGSFMPNSFPHREKEIDHMVMVLSSIMRDMKPSNMLLYGKTGTGKTSTTSYVTSMLKEAAEDRVNVCYVNCQIYDSPYSILVTIVNSISTGTQDQIPPMGWPMDRIYGELVTRMNAQKSFYVLVLDEVDKLIQKNGSDALYVILKILDDTRMSRASIIGITNDANFLDTLDPRVRSRMNQESIMFSSYNAQQLRDIIAFRLEGIVKEGAVDESAVNLCSAIGAQEHGDARKALDLMRISIEIAIRENRDKVTDREVYEARDRYEMNVVHAAITSLPLQSKMVLLSAVVTQELSKRLMITGEIYENYRNICTELGFIPLTSRRIGDILSELEEFGLLSATTRSMGRYGRTRFIRVMGDPDQYKHYLMEDENLSHFMGSKITRQSRFENLDGVQKGMNLDAMDRALSDFADGEPDRE
- a CDS encoding folylpolyglutamate synthase/dihydrofolate synthase family protein is translated as MDSENLTFLYGLTREGIKLDLSVTSEFAKLLGEPQNEFRSVHVAGTNGKGSTSAYVYNILRRKYHTGLYTSPHLVNFNERIVFDRELIPDAYLEEFVETYRKIILELGESKRNPTFFEVTTLLAFKYFAERKAQYASVEVGLGGRLDSTNIITPEVSVITQIGFEHADKLGCSLTSIAMEKGGIIKPGKPIILGDGKPEVVDTIRRISQVRGSPLIISEKEATISDIESDISGSRFVLGTRKNEYRISTSLAGKFQVKNVTNAILAVEQMEDLRITRGQIEKAIAATRWPGRMEIIRRDPILMVDCAHNPPAANALAQAFLEFHLPEPVLVIGMLSDKDIYSFLHAARKISSRVIFTIPDEPERAVPPEKLAEIGRTIFTEVKIIHDPVEAYRSAMESSPITLVLGSMYLVGVVMAKEKVPVMPFHDD